One Acetonema longum DSM 6540 DNA segment encodes these proteins:
- a CDS encoding ZIP family metal transporter, with protein sequence MLEWLATLSPVFQALTGTLFTWGVTALGAGLVFFFKSFNKTVLNGMLGFAAGVMIAASFWSLLAPAIETAESLGQTAWLTVAIGFLSGGLFLWLVDMTLPHLHMGLEKDKAEGIKTNWQRSVLLVLAITLHNIPEGLAVGIAFGAVASDLPSASLAGAVALALGIGLQNFPEGAAVSIPLRREGFSRTKAFLYGQASGIVEPIAGVIGAYAVASMQHVLPSALAFAAGAMIYVVVEELIPEAQYNEGGSSTNIGTIGCMIGFTVMMILDVALG encoded by the coding sequence ATGCTCGAATGGTTGGCTACTCTTTCACCGGTATTTCAAGCCCTGACAGGAACCCTGTTCACATGGGGTGTCACCGCTTTAGGGGCAGGTTTGGTCTTTTTCTTTAAATCCTTCAACAAGACAGTATTGAACGGTATGCTTGGCTTTGCGGCCGGCGTTATGATCGCGGCCAGTTTCTGGTCTCTGCTGGCGCCGGCTATTGAGACGGCGGAGTCCTTGGGCCAGACTGCCTGGCTGACCGTAGCCATCGGGTTTTTAAGCGGTGGCTTGTTTTTGTGGCTGGTAGATATGACCTTGCCGCATTTGCATATGGGACTGGAAAAGGATAAGGCAGAGGGGATCAAGACTAATTGGCAAAGAAGCGTCTTGTTGGTCCTGGCTATTACTTTGCATAACATACCGGAAGGCCTGGCAGTAGGGATTGCTTTCGGTGCGGTTGCCTCTGATTTGCCATCGGCCTCTCTGGCCGGGGCTGTAGCCCTGGCTCTTGGCATCGGTCTGCAAAATTTTCCGGAGGGCGCCGCTGTTTCTATCCCGCTTCGCCGGGAGGGATTCAGCCGTACCAAAGCATTCTTATACGGACAGGCATCCGGTATTGTCGAGCCGATCGCCGGAGTTATTGGCGCATACGCAGTGGCTTCCATGCAGCACGTGCTGCCTTCGGCTCTGGCATTTGCCGCCGGCGCCATGATTTATGTAGTGGTGGAGGAATTAATTCCGGAGGCTCAGTACAATGAAGGCGGAAGTTCCACTAATATCGGTACTATTGGCTGCATGATCGGTTTTACGGTCATGATGATTTTAGACGTTGCCCTGGGATAA
- a CDS encoding VIT1/CCC1 transporter family protein produces MNSEHKRLLENWTEEKNSAALYASLAVSEPDPRLSEIYRRMAASEEKHAAGWEEKLLQAGGSLPRFSPSWRTRTLSWLAKKFGVAAVLPTLAATETANSNSYASQPDARSLVPVERSHAVLLQQMNKTSGGVSGDVLAQMEGRHRTAGGNALRAAVLGASDGLVSNFNLVMGVAGAELSHTGILLTGLAGLLAGAISMALGEWISVQSSRELYERQIETERDEILGAPEEEMEELALIYQARGLDEEAARSVARSLMANPDTALDALARDELGINPEELGGSAWEAAVTSFLLFAVGAILPVFPYLFLVGQTAVLASAALSAVGLFAIGAATTLFTGRPVLMSGLRQVLFGLVAAAVTYLVGHMIGVNIAG; encoded by the coding sequence ATGAATTCGGAACACAAACGTTTGCTTGAAAACTGGACAGAAGAGAAGAATAGCGCGGCCCTTTACGCCAGCCTGGCTGTGAGTGAGCCGGATCCGCGCCTGTCTGAGATATATCGGCGCATGGCAGCGTCGGAGGAAAAACACGCCGCCGGCTGGGAAGAAAAACTTCTCCAGGCCGGCGGTTCTCTGCCGAGGTTCAGCCCTTCCTGGCGAACCAGAACCCTTTCCTGGCTGGCGAAAAAGTTCGGGGTGGCAGCAGTATTGCCGACCCTGGCCGCCACCGAAACCGCCAATTCCAACAGCTATGCCTCTCAACCGGATGCTCGCTCCCTGGTTCCGGTAGAACGATCCCATGCCGTGCTGCTGCAGCAGATGAACAAGACTTCCGGCGGAGTCAGCGGCGACGTATTGGCTCAGATGGAAGGCAGGCATCGGACCGCCGGCGGTAATGCGTTGAGGGCTGCCGTGCTGGGCGCCAGTGACGGGCTGGTATCGAATTTTAACCTGGTGATGGGGGTTGCCGGCGCCGAATTGTCCCATACGGGAATTCTGCTGACAGGGCTGGCCGGTCTTCTCGCCGGAGCGATCTCCATGGCTCTGGGAGAATGGATCTCGGTGCAGAGCTCACGGGAATTGTACGAAAGGCAGATTGAGACAGAGAGAGACGAGATACTGGGGGCGCCGGAGGAAGAGATGGAAGAGCTGGCGCTCATTTATCAGGCCCGGGGGCTGGATGAAGAGGCTGCCCGCTCCGTGGCCCGGTCTTTAATGGCAAACCCTGATACAGCCCTGGACGCGCTGGCGCGGGACGAACTGGGCATCAATCCGGAAGAACTGGGTGGTTCGGCCTGGGAAGCAGCAGTCACATCGTTCCTGTTGTTTGCCGTCGGCGCCATCTTGCCGGTGTTCCCCTATCTATTCCTGGTTGGCCAGACTGCGGTTCTCGCCAGTGCGGCATTATCCGCCGTGGGTTTATTTGCCATCGGCGCAGCGACTACCCTGTTTACCGGCAGACCGGTGCTGATGTCCGGACTGCGGCAGGTATTGTTTGGCCTGGTTGCCGCCGCCGTTACCTATTTGGTCGGACACATGATCGGCGTAAATATCGCCGGGTGA
- a CDS encoding putative DNA modification/repair radical SAM protein produces MDVFDKLKILTDAAKYDVACTSSGVNKKPSPGGIGSAAAAGICHSFAADGRCIALLKVLLSNACTYDCQYCVNRRSNDTRRASFTPRELADLTMNFYRRNYIEGLFVSSGIVKSPDYTCEQMIETLRILRQEYRFSGYIHAKAIPGADNGLTHRLGLLTDRMSVNIELPSQNSLQLLAPDKSKQSILAPMGYIQNRIQENTSDIVRYRHAPKFAPAGQSTQMIIGATPETDFQILNLAESLYRKYKLKRVFFSAYIPVSENSILPALDTKPPLWREHRLYQADWLLRFYGFTASELLDQEKQSFNPYLDPKCNWALNHLGYFPIDVNRAPLSDLLRVPGIGVNSAKRIVTARRTATLDFDGLKKLGVVLKRARYFITCNGKKSDGLILTESAILRSLMSEKTQEMYRHDVPWQSEQLSLFPETPLLAAQELREDMVKCLTGQI; encoded by the coding sequence ATGGATGTGTTTGATAAACTGAAGATCTTAACCGACGCGGCGAAATATGACGTGGCCTGCACCTCCAGCGGCGTCAACAAGAAGCCTTCCCCCGGCGGTATTGGCAGCGCGGCGGCAGCCGGCATTTGCCACAGTTTTGCGGCGGACGGGCGGTGCATTGCCCTGTTAAAGGTGCTGTTGAGCAACGCCTGCACCTATGACTGCCAATACTGCGTCAACCGCCGGTCCAATGACACCCGGCGGGCCTCCTTTACCCCCCGGGAGCTGGCGGACCTGACCATGAACTTTTATCGCCGCAATTACATTGAAGGTCTTTTTGTGAGCTCCGGCATCGTCAAGAGCCCGGACTACACCTGTGAGCAAATGATTGAGACCCTGCGCATCCTGCGGCAGGAATACCGGTTCAGCGGCTATATTCATGCCAAAGCCATTCCCGGGGCTGATAATGGGCTGACCCACCGCCTTGGGCTTTTAACCGACCGGATGAGCGTAAACATTGAGCTTCCTTCCCAGAACAGCCTGCAGCTCCTGGCCCCGGATAAATCCAAGCAGTCCATTTTAGCCCCCATGGGCTACATCCAAAACCGCATTCAGGAAAATACCAGCGACATCGTGCGCTACCGGCATGCTCCCAAGTTTGCCCCTGCCGGCCAAAGCACCCAGATGATCATCGGCGCTACTCCGGAAACTGACTTTCAGATCCTGAACCTGGCGGAAAGCCTGTATCGAAAATATAAACTGAAGCGGGTCTTTTTCTCGGCCTACATCCCGGTAAGCGAAAATTCCATCTTGCCCGCCCTTGACACGAAGCCGCCTCTGTGGCGGGAGCACCGGCTGTATCAGGCGGATTGGCTGCTGCGCTTTTATGGTTTTACTGCCAGCGAACTGCTGGATCAAGAGAAGCAAAGCTTTAATCCTTATCTGGACCCGAAATGCAATTGGGCCCTCAACCATCTGGGGTATTTCCCCATCGATGTAAACCGGGCGCCCCTCAGCGACCTGCTGCGGGTGCCAGGTATCGGCGTCAACAGCGCCAAACGGATTGTCACGGCCCGCCGGACTGCCACCCTTGATTTCGACGGACTGAAAAAGCTGGGAGTCGTACTGAAACGAGCCCGGTATTTTATCACCTGCAACGGTAAAAAATCCGACGGCCTGATACTGACTGAAAGCGCTATACTGCGTTCCCTGATGTCGGAAAAAACCCAGGAGATGTATCGCCATGATGTACCCTGGCAGTCTGAGCAGCTTTCCCTGTTTCCGGAAACGCCCTTACTGGCGGCGCAAGAACTGAGGGAGGATATGGTAAAATGCCTGACCGGTCAAATATGA
- a CDS encoding B12-binding domain-containing protein gives MLPLLADALQELNEPLAIDLVRKALNQGVSPLDIVEECRTGLVEVGDRYARGEYFLGDLILSSEIFTQIMNLLTPVLESGECRPTIGKIVFGTVEGDIHDIGKNLAISMVKCYGFEVYDVGVDVSPDKFILALAESGARILCLCTLLSPGFEALKRTIQLVRLIERDTKIKILIGGLVSEKVREYTGADAWIDDARQGVDVCLKWNEELGDR, from the coding sequence ATGCTGCCGCTTTTGGCTGATGCCCTTCAGGAACTCAATGAGCCTCTGGCGATAGATTTGGTGCGTAAAGCATTGAACCAAGGGGTTTCGCCGCTGGATATTGTGGAAGAATGCCGCACCGGATTAGTGGAGGTAGGGGATCGCTACGCCCGGGGAGAGTATTTCCTGGGAGACTTGATTCTATCCTCGGAGATCTTTACCCAGATCATGAATCTTTTGACGCCGGTGCTGGAATCTGGCGAATGCCGCCCGACCATTGGCAAAATTGTTTTTGGCACAGTGGAGGGGGATATTCACGATATTGGCAAGAACCTGGCTATTTCGATGGTCAAATGCTATGGCTTTGAGGTATACGACGTGGGGGTGGATGTGTCCCCGGATAAGTTCATACTGGCGCTGGCCGAATCAGGCGCCCGCATTCTCTGCCTTTGCACCTTGCTTTCACCGGGGTTTGAAGCTTTGAAGCGGACCATCCAGCTGGTACGGCTGATCGAGCGGGACACCAAGATCAAAATTCTGATTGGCGGGCTGGTCAGCGAAAAAGTCCGGGAGTATACCGGGGCGGATGCCTGGATCGATGATGCACGACAGGGTGTGGATGTCTGCCTGAAATGGAACGAGGAATTAGGAGACCGTTGA
- a CDS encoding LCP family protein: MESRKERYSSEKQTKPGKWWLLIASLVILLIGAIAYWAGAFTGFFDQTQPAAGTSGSADPAKKINVLALGIDKRQSQAGRSNVSCVITFDMAARNVSMLWIPQDSRVKIDGYGWQKIGQAYAHGGLDLAKKTVEDLLGIPLDYYLAVDMAGFSRVIDAVGGVDINVEKRMYYDAYDEGEVVNLQPGLQHLDGQSALQYIRFRQDEMGEQGRIERQQKFSKALLEKMASPAVIPHIPTIISETSSAVTTDLPAGEMLSLGKMAGDAYQRGLKTETVAGETIKIGPVDYWAPDIAALRRQVAGIQAIEADEAAAAALANEYEQSIPGKAEAAKP, translated from the coding sequence ATGGAGTCCAGAAAAGAAAGATACTCTTCTGAGAAACAGACAAAACCCGGAAAGTGGTGGCTGCTCATTGCCAGCTTAGTCATTTTGCTCATCGGCGCGATAGCCTATTGGGCCGGCGCTTTTACCGGTTTTTTTGACCAGACCCAACCGGCGGCGGGAACCTCAGGCTCGGCTGATCCCGCTAAGAAAATTAATGTTTTGGCATTAGGAATTGACAAACGGCAAAGTCAAGCCGGCCGCTCCAATGTATCCTGCGTCATCACCTTTGATATGGCTGCCAGGAATGTGTCAATGCTATGGATTCCTCAGGACAGCCGGGTCAAGATTGACGGATACGGCTGGCAGAAGATCGGGCAGGCTTATGCCCATGGCGGACTGGATCTGGCGAAAAAAACAGTGGAAGACCTTCTGGGCATTCCGCTGGATTATTACCTGGCGGTGGATATGGCCGGCTTCAGCCGGGTGATTGACGCAGTGGGCGGGGTGGACATTAATGTGGAAAAACGCATGTACTACGATGCCTATGATGAGGGAGAGGTAGTCAATCTCCAGCCCGGACTGCAGCATCTGGACGGCCAGTCCGCCTTGCAATACATCAGGTTCCGTCAGGATGAAATGGGTGAACAGGGACGGATTGAACGTCAGCAAAAGTTTTCTAAAGCCTTGTTAGAGAAGATGGCCAGCCCGGCAGTGATTCCCCATATACCGACCATCATCAGTGAGACTTCGTCTGCTGTCACTACCGATTTACCGGCCGGGGAGATGCTCAGCTTGGGTAAGATGGCCGGTGACGCCTATCAACGCGGTTTAAAAACGGAGACAGTTGCCGGCGAAACCATTAAGATTGGCCCGGTGGATTACTGGGCGCCGGATATTGCAGCCCTGCGCCGGCAGGTAGCCGGGATTCAGGCCATAGAGGCAGATGAAGCTGCTGCCGCTGCTTTGGCCAACGAATATGAACAGTCTATTCCCGGGAAAGCAGAAGCGGCAAAACCTTAG
- a CDS encoding GntR family transcriptional regulator gives MNKINKNSFTPPFYQLATILEQKIYSGEWKPGEPLPSENELGRAYDLSRTTVRKCLNLLADRGLISARQGKGTFVSRPALDRATFIMDEFKSEMEQQGKDPSDKLVYAGFLKEPPEIAVKLGMKAERGILYYCRLLLADGEPLAVEHKYMCYQKGKPILENEFQYKAFSEVIAINTDILPVRSRAVLTAEIAGEQEAKYLNLAAGSPVLKLQQTLYSCDGNPVGIGLFFYRADRYSLVSEIQPLKGER, from the coding sequence ATGAATAAAATCAATAAAAACTCATTTACCCCGCCTTTCTACCAATTGGCCACGATATTGGAACAAAAAATATATTCCGGCGAATGGAAGCCGGGAGAACCGTTGCCCTCGGAAAATGAACTGGGACGGGCCTATGACCTGAGTCGCACTACCGTGCGTAAATGTCTGAATCTACTGGCGGACCGGGGGCTGATCAGCGCCCGGCAGGGCAAGGGAACCTTTGTGTCCAGGCCGGCTTTGGACCGGGCCACATTCATCATGGATGAATTTAAGAGTGAAATGGAGCAGCAGGGGAAAGATCCGTCCGATAAACTGGTCTATGCCGGATTTCTCAAAGAACCTCCCGAGATAGCGGTAAAATTGGGGATGAAGGCTGAGCGCGGGATTCTTTACTATTGCCGTCTGCTTTTGGCAGACGGCGAGCCCTTGGCAGTTGAACATAAATATATGTGCTATCAAAAAGGTAAGCCGATTCTGGAAAACGAGTTTCAGTATAAAGCTTTCTCCGAAGTGATTGCTATTAATACCGATATTTTGCCGGTGCGGAGCAGGGCGGTACTGACGGCGGAAATTGCCGGAGAGCAGGAGGCGAAGTATTTAAATCTGGCCGCCGGCTCTCCCGTATTGAAGCTGCAGCAGACCCTTTATTCATGCGATGGCAATCCGGTGGGTATAGGCCTGTTTTTTTACCGGGCGGACCGGTATAGTCTGGTGTCGGAAATTCAACCGTTAAAGGGGGAGAGATAA
- a CDS encoding dihydropteroate synthase produces the protein MAMIIIGEKINSTKKSIAQAVKARDSAYIQEEALKQQKGGATLLDANCGTLDAADEPEAMEWLVQTIQAVTDLPLCIDSPNPAALARGLAVHKGKPLINSISGESERFKQVLSLVKQYQASVVALCMDDRGIPCDYETAREVGVKLINTLLQQGIAVEDIYFDPLLRAVGTDTAAAVDCFRLIENISTVFPGIHITCGLSNVSHGLPERKHLNRAFLVLAMEHGLDAPIIDPTDPTAMALVYAANTILNRDKRCIQYTKAYRAGKLTF, from the coding sequence ATGGCGATGATTATTATCGGAGAAAAAATTAACTCGACCAAGAAATCGATTGCGCAAGCGGTTAAGGCCAGAGACTCCGCTTATATTCAGGAGGAGGCTCTCAAGCAGCAGAAGGGCGGCGCCACGCTGCTAGACGCCAACTGCGGCACCTTGGACGCTGCCGATGAACCGGAAGCGATGGAGTGGCTGGTGCAGACCATTCAGGCTGTAACCGATTTGCCCTTATGCATCGACAGCCCCAATCCGGCGGCTCTGGCCCGGGGATTAGCCGTGCATAAAGGGAAACCGCTGATCAACTCCATCAGCGGTGAAAGTGAACGGTTTAAGCAGGTCTTGTCTCTGGTCAAACAATATCAGGCTTCAGTGGTAGCCTTATGCATGGATGACCGGGGTATCCCCTGCGATTATGAAACTGCCCGGGAAGTGGGCGTCAAGCTGATTAACACTTTGCTGCAGCAGGGCATTGCCGTAGAGGATATTTACTTTGACCCGCTGCTGCGGGCGGTAGGCACCGACACGGCGGCGGCAGTGGATTGTTTTCGTCTGATAGAGAACATTTCCACCGTCTTTCCGGGGATTCATATTACCTGCGGCCTGAGCAACGTTTCCCACGGACTGCCGGAACGCAAGCATCTAAATCGCGCCTTTCTGGTCCTGGCCATGGAACACGGCCTGGATGCACCAATTATTGATCCCACCGACCCCACGGCCATGGCATTGGTCTATGCGGCAAACACCATCCTAAACCGGGATAAGCGCTGCATCCAATACACCAAGGCATACAGGGCAGGCAAACTTACCTTCTGA
- a CDS encoding TIGR03915 family putative DNA repair protein: protein MPDRSNMNLIYVYDGSFDGLLCCLFESYAQREIPLDILPADPSQLTLLPVKTIVTDTEKASRVLASIPSKMGSAALNFVRHAFLTCLPQKELYILLFLRLGYRHGPSVMNRLTDNVVNTLVQAVKHLQKESDLLRGFVRFSIINNVLVSEIGPKNFVLPLLAPHFCQRYPEERFLIYDKTHGQGLIYQPYQPLVLPINSLELPEPDEAEQTYRELWRLFYRTIEVQGRHNPKCRMSHMPKRYWQYMTELSGLQPEPARKPTVHANPDFIPAKVLPLLLSRE from the coding sequence ATGCCTGACCGGTCAAATATGAATTTAATCTATGTTTATGACGGCAGCTTCGACGGGCTGCTGTGCTGCCTATTTGAAAGCTACGCCCAACGGGAAATCCCTCTGGATATCTTGCCGGCCGACCCGTCTCAGCTCACTCTTCTGCCGGTAAAAACGATTGTGACGGATACGGAAAAAGCCAGCCGGGTGCTGGCGTCTATCCCCTCAAAAATGGGCAGCGCCGCACTTAATTTTGTGCGGCACGCATTTCTAACCTGTCTGCCTCAAAAGGAACTGTATATTCTGTTGTTCCTGCGCCTGGGCTATCGTCATGGCCCGTCGGTGATGAACCGTCTGACTGATAACGTGGTGAATACGCTGGTCCAGGCGGTCAAACACCTGCAGAAAGAAAGCGATCTCCTTCGGGGATTTGTGCGGTTCTCCATTATTAACAACGTACTGGTCAGCGAAATAGGGCCGAAAAACTTTGTACTGCCTCTCCTGGCCCCCCACTTTTGCCAGCGCTATCCGGAGGAGCGCTTTTTGATTTATGACAAAACCCACGGGCAAGGACTCATCTATCAGCCTTATCAGCCCCTGGTGCTGCCGATCAACTCCCTGGAACTGCCCGAGCCGGATGAAGCGGAGCAAACCTATCGGGAGTTGTGGCGGCTGTTCTACCGTACCATTGAGGTCCAGGGCCGCCACAATCCGAAATGCCGCATGAGCCATATGCCCAAACGCTACTGGCAATACATGACCGAACTAAGCGGGCTGCAGCCCGAACCGGCGCGAAAACCCACTGTCCATGCCAATCCTGACTTTATACCTGCTAAGGTTTTGCCGCTTCTGCTTTCCCGGGAATAG